In Nocardia sputorum, a single genomic region encodes these proteins:
- a CDS encoding oxidoreductase, with amino-acid sequence MEFWAMVAHESDSGIVLTRQQVGEDFLGPGDVTIKVHYSSANYKDGLAITEGGGVVRNYPIVPGIDLVGEVVESADDDFAPGDPVIAHGYDIGVSHNGGFAEYARVPAEWVVKLEDLSLRDAAAVGTAGFTAALSVQALLDRGLTPDAGPVLVTGATGGVGSVSIDILSGLGFEVIASTGKTDAGGLLSEIGANEVIGRLPEPDAKPRPLTKARWAAAVDSVGGASLAYILSAIGYGGVVAASGLTGGSELPTTVMPFILRGVALEGIDSVNLPIERRREVWSQLGKELRPQHLSALENYAPITDVERVLRAIRDGSHRGRTVIGVMGEF; translated from the coding sequence ATGGAGTTCTGGGCGATGGTGGCACACGAATCGGATAGCGGGATCGTCCTGACCCGGCAGCAGGTCGGCGAGGATTTCCTCGGGCCGGGCGACGTGACGATCAAAGTGCACTACTCGAGCGCGAACTACAAGGACGGTCTGGCGATCACCGAGGGCGGCGGGGTGGTGCGCAACTACCCGATCGTGCCCGGAATCGATCTGGTGGGCGAGGTGGTCGAGTCCGCCGACGACGATTTCGCCCCCGGCGACCCGGTGATCGCGCACGGTTACGACATCGGCGTCTCGCACAACGGCGGCTTCGCCGAGTACGCGAGGGTCCCCGCCGAATGGGTGGTCAAGCTGGAGGACCTGAGCCTGCGCGACGCGGCCGCGGTCGGCACCGCGGGTTTCACCGCGGCGCTGAGCGTGCAGGCGCTGCTCGATCGCGGCCTCACCCCGGACGCGGGCCCGGTGCTGGTCACCGGCGCGACCGGCGGGGTCGGCAGCGTGAGCATCGACATCCTCTCCGGACTCGGTTTCGAAGTCATCGCATCCACCGGCAAGACCGACGCGGGCGGGCTGCTCAGCGAGATCGGCGCCAACGAGGTGATCGGCCGATTGCCGGAGCCGGATGCCAAACCGCGGCCGTTGACCAAGGCCAGGTGGGCCGCGGCCGTGGACAGCGTCGGCGGCGCCTCGCTCGCCTACATACTGAGCGCCATCGGCTACGGCGGCGTGGTCGCGGCGAGCGGGCTGACCGGCGGGTCCGAACTGCCCACCACGGTGATGCCGTTCATCCTGCGCGGTGTCGCGCTGGAGGGCATCGATTCGGTCAACCTCCCGATCGAGCGTCGCCGGGAAGTGTGGTCCCAGCTCGGCAAAGAGCTGCGGCCACAGCATCTTTCGGCCCTGGAGAACTACGCTCCGATCACCGATGTGGAGCGGGTGTTGCGCGCCATCCGCGACGGCAGCCACCGGGGCCGCACCGTGATCGGCGTCATGGGCGAATTCTGA
- a CDS encoding DNA polymerase IV — MARWLLHVDLDQFQAAVEFRRHPELRGLPVIVGGHGDPTEPRKVVTCASYPARAFGVRAGMPLRSAQRKCPEGVFLPLDMAAYEDASDEVMALLRTFPGRVEVWGWDEAFLAADTDDPEALAQQVRDAIAGLDLTCSIGIGDNKLTAKLATGFAKSAGKSSAEPVAGPGAAAGVFRLTAANWTEVMAHRPTNALWGIGNRIAARLAELGIRTVGDLMAADRQRLAAEFGPNTGPYFWVLGHGKGDTDVTTEPRIPVGRSKSETFPHDLTDPGEIRAQVARLATEVAEEMAAAGRIATRVAVTVRTNTFYTRSKQEKLPEPTIDVARIAETALRIIDRFDLDRPVRLLGVRLELLPQ, encoded by the coding sequence GTGGCCAGATGGCTGTTGCACGTCGATCTCGACCAGTTCCAGGCGGCGGTGGAATTCCGCCGGCATCCGGAACTGCGGGGACTGCCGGTCATCGTGGGCGGCCACGGCGATCCCACCGAACCGCGCAAGGTGGTGACCTGCGCGTCCTATCCGGCGCGCGCGTTCGGCGTGCGGGCCGGGATGCCGCTGCGCAGCGCGCAGCGCAAGTGCCCCGAGGGCGTCTTCCTGCCCCTGGACATGGCCGCCTACGAGGATGCCTCCGACGAGGTCATGGCGTTGCTGCGGACGTTTCCCGGCCGGGTCGAGGTGTGGGGCTGGGACGAGGCGTTCCTCGCCGCCGACACCGACGACCCGGAGGCCCTCGCACAGCAGGTGCGCGACGCCATCGCCGGATTGGACCTGACCTGCTCGATCGGCATCGGCGACAACAAGCTCACCGCCAAACTCGCGACCGGGTTCGCCAAGTCGGCGGGCAAGTCGTCGGCCGAGCCCGTCGCAGGCCCGGGCGCCGCTGCGGGCGTCTTCCGGCTCACCGCCGCGAACTGGACCGAAGTGATGGCCCATCGACCGACGAACGCGCTGTGGGGTATCGGCAATCGGATCGCCGCACGGCTGGCCGAGCTCGGTATCCGAACCGTCGGCGACCTGATGGCGGCCGACCGGCAGCGTCTCGCGGCGGAGTTCGGGCCGAACACCGGGCCGTACTTCTGGGTGCTCGGCCACGGCAAAGGCGATACGGATGTCACCACGGAACCGCGAATCCCCGTAGGCCGCAGTAAGTCGGAGACATTCCCGCACGATCTGACCGATCCCGGTGAGATCCGCGCTCAGGTCGCGCGGCTGGCCACCGAGGTCGCGGAGGAGATGGCCGCGGCGGGCCGGATCGCCACCCGCGTCGCTGTCACCGTGCGGACCAACACCTTCTACACACGCAGCAAACAGGAGAAACTGCCCGAACCGACCATCGACGTGGCGCGGATCGCCGAGACGGCACTGCGCATCATCGATCGGTTCGACCTCGACCGCCCGGTCCGCCTGCTCGGCGTCCGGCTGGAACTCCTGCCGCAGTAG
- a CDS encoding TetR/AcrR family transcriptional regulator, which translates to MKIRDRLLLAAERQFAEHGALDATLAQIRDAAGASVGALYHHFPDKADLYRQVWANALADYQAHFWAVVGDSTDAREGVTAGVREHLRWVSENQYRATVLTSARPPGVRESESNRRFLSDVTRWWRTHAGYGAVRDLPIDLVYALWLGPAQEYTRQWLGGEMRIGPAEVAGELADAAWLALSADRTRAVGEVSR; encoded by the coding sequence ATGAAGATTCGAGATCGGTTGCTGTTGGCGGCCGAGCGTCAGTTCGCCGAGCACGGGGCCCTCGACGCGACGCTGGCCCAGATCCGGGATGCGGCGGGCGCCAGCGTCGGCGCGCTCTACCACCACTTCCCGGACAAGGCCGACCTGTACCGGCAGGTATGGGCCAACGCGCTGGCGGACTACCAAGCGCACTTCTGGGCGGTGGTCGGCGACAGCACCGACGCGCGCGAAGGCGTCACCGCCGGCGTGCGTGAGCATCTGCGGTGGGTGAGCGAAAACCAGTACCGCGCAACGGTGCTCACGTCCGCACGGCCGCCGGGGGTGCGCGAGAGCGAGAGCAACCGCCGCTTCCTGTCGGACGTGACGCGGTGGTGGCGCACACACGCGGGATACGGGGCGGTGCGCGATCTTCCGATCGATCTGGTCTACGCGCTGTGGTTGGGTCCGGCGCAGGAATACACGCGGCAGTGGCTGGGCGGGGAAATGCGCATCGGCCCGGCCGAAGTCGCGGGCGAACTGGCCGATGCCGCCTGGCTAGCCCTCTCCGCCGATCGCACCCGGGCCGTGGGGGAGGTCTCCCGATGA
- a CDS encoding PaaI family thioesterase — protein MTTTMTLDLDSAKRILAAQPFAALVGTEITAFGDGAATLVIPLRPELTQQFGYVHGGVLAYAADNALTFAAGTVLGANVLTGGVTITYLRPAAGDRLRVEAAVTGSTRRQAVAHCEIYAESPDRAPVLCAVAQGTTRLAEADLTGANTGA, from the coding sequence ATGACGACCACGATGACCCTCGACCTCGACAGCGCCAAGAGAATCCTGGCCGCGCAGCCGTTCGCCGCCCTGGTGGGCACCGAGATCACCGCGTTCGGCGACGGCGCGGCCACCCTGGTCATCCCGTTGCGCCCGGAACTGACCCAGCAGTTCGGCTACGTGCACGGCGGTGTGCTCGCCTACGCCGCCGACAACGCCCTCACCTTCGCCGCCGGAACAGTTCTCGGCGCGAACGTGCTCACCGGCGGTGTGACGATCACCTACCTCCGCCCCGCCGCGGGCGATCGCTTGCGCGTCGAGGCAGCCGTCACCGGGTCGACGCGCCGCCAGGCGGTCGCGCACTGCGAGATCTACGCGGAGAGCCCGGACCGCGCACCTGTCCTCTGCGCGGTGGCCCAGGGCACCACCCGGCTCGCGGAAGCGGACCTGACCGGTGCGAATACCGGCGCATGA